The proteins below come from a single Malus sylvestris chromosome 3, drMalSylv7.2, whole genome shotgun sequence genomic window:
- the LOC126615225 gene encoding protein ANTAGONIST OF LIKE HETEROCHROMATIN PROTEIN 1-like translates to MSYLETICICTILVLMMLRGKQRHVERPTLTNRSLIRREISLCYLNGIIGNTDTECVNELRMDRRTFGILCDLLRQDGRVKTDGLVSVEKQVCMTLQILAHHTKNRSVGGRFYRSGETISRYFNIVLQGILRLQGILLKVPQPVPIDSTDPRWRCFKNCLGALDGTHIDVHVPEIDKPRYRTRKGRVATNVLGVCSGDMQFIYVFPGWEGSASDSRVLHDAITRPNGFKVPAGYYYLVDGGYTNGEGFLAPYRGIPYHLSEWEGRTPSNKEEYFNMKHSKARNVIERCFGLLKGRWSILRSPSFYPIRTQGRIITACCLLHNLIRQEMSVDPMENFPIIEDGQNTEEGMDNENILNATQEPKGRRRKWEAFEEEVLLGVLEDFVARKQRCDTGAFKQEK, encoded by the exons atgtcttatttggagacaatttgcatttgtacgattcttgtgttgatgatgctacgtggcaaacagagacatgttgaacgacccacattgactaaccgttcacttattagacgagagattagtttgtgttatctgaatggtataatagggaatactgatactgaatgtgtcaacgaattgagaatggatagaaggacttttggcatattatgtgacttacttcgtcaagatgggagggtaaaaactgatggtttggtgtctgtagagaagcaggtgtgtatgactttacaaatattagcacatcatactaagaatcgtagtgttggcggtagattttataggtcgggagagactataagtaggtatttcaatatcgtattgcaaggaattttgcgattacaaggtatcctactaaaagtccctcagcctgtgcctattgattctacagatcctaggtggcgatgttttaag aattgcttgggagcattggatggaacacacattgatgtgcatgtacctgaaattgacaaaccaagataccgaacaagaaagggtcgagtcgcaactaatgtgttaggtgtgtgttcaggagatatgcagttcatatatgtgtttccggggtgggagggttccgcatcagactctagagtgctacatgatgcaattactaggcctaatggttttaaagtaccagcgg gttattattaccttgtagatggtggttatacaaatggtgaaggattccttgcaccctatagaggaataccttatcatttatctgaatgggagggacgaacaccttctaataaggaagaatattttaacatgaagcattctaaggcaaggaatgtaattgaacgctgttttggcttgctaaaaggaaggtggtcaatactaaggagtccatctttctatccgataaggacacaaggtcgaataattaccgcttgttgcctactacacaatcttattaggcaagagatgtctgtagatccaatggagaattttccaataatagaagatggacaaaatacagaagaag gtatggataacgaaaatattttgaatgctactcaagagccaaaaggaagaaggcgtaaatgggaagcatttgaggaagaagtattactaggagttcttgaggattttgttgctcggaagcaacggtgtgacaccggtgctttcaaacaag agaaataa
- the LOC126615221 gene encoding probable LRR receptor-like serine/threonine-protein kinase At1g06840 isoform X1 has product MHQSRVWTYAFVFATFLCWSSLRAGAQNPNITNPAEVTALRAIKSSLVDPNKNLSNWNRGDPCTANWTGVFCYNTTLDDGYLHVQQLRLLNMNLSGSLSPELGRLSYMKILDFMWNKISGSIPKEIGNITSLELLLLNGNQLSGSLPEKLGYLPNLDRLQIDENQISGSIPISFANLNKTRHFHMNNNSISGQIPPELSRLPRLIHFLLDNNNLSGYLPPQFSELPSLLILQLDNNNFEGTTIPDSYSDMSKLLKLSLRNCSLQGPIPDLSRIPNLAYIDLSSNRLNGSLPQGTLSDNITTINLSNNTLTGTIPGNFSDLPNLQRLSIANNSLNGSIPATLWENRKLNGTERLIMEMQNNNLTNITGSTVLPQNVTVWLRGNPVCSNGNLVNFCGTESDDENDSHISTNSTANCPNQACPPAFEYIPVACFCAAPLIVDIRLKSPGFTDFRPYESTFEQYLTSGIKLDLDQLVITSFVWENGPRLRLSLKLFPVYVDNANNSHTFNRTEVKRIMNMFSSWAIPDSGLFGPYELLDFILLDPYKDVVASSSKSGLGKGALAGIILGTIAGAVTLSAIVSLLILRKHLKDRHAISRRRRTTKSSIKIEGVKDFTFREMAAATNNFNSSAQVGQGGYGNVYKGILADGTVVAIKRAQEGSLQGEKEFLTEIELLSPLHHRNLVSLVGYCDEEGEQMLVYEFMSNGTLRDHLSAARSKEPLGFEMRLRIAQGSAKGILYLHTEANPPIFHRDIKATNILLDSKFIAKVADFGLSRLAPVPDFEGTLPAHVSTVVKGTPGYLDPEYFLTHKLTDKSDVYSLGVVFLELLTGMQPISHGKNIVREVNIAFQSGMIFSVIDGRMGSYPSECVEKFLSLALRCCKEETDARPSMAEVVRELENIWFMMPESDSRTSESVTSTSGGKVVTLPPSSNAARHPYVSIDVSGSDLVSGVVPTITPR; this is encoded by the exons ATGCATCAATCAAGAGTTTGGACATATGCATTTGTTTTCGCCACGTTCCTGTGCTGGTCTTCACTACGCGCTGGAGCACAAAATCCTAATATCACCAACCCTGCAGAAG TGACCGCGCTGCGAGCCATCAAAAGCAGTTTGGTTGATCCCAACAAGAATCTGAGCAACTGGAATAGAGGAGACCCATGCACAGCAAATTGGACAGGAGTGTTTTGCTACAACACAACATTAGATGATGGCTATCTTCATGTTCAACAACT GCGACTACTAAATATGAACCTGTCAGGAAGTTTATCGCCAGAGCTCGGCCGCTTATCTTATATGAAGATACT GGATTTTATGTGGAACAAAATAAGTGGAAGTATACCAAAGGAGATAGGCAACATTACATCCTTGGAACTTTT GCTCCTCAATGGAAACCAGTTATCAGGTTCCTTGCCCGAAAAGCTTGGTTATCTTCCAAACTTGGACAGATTACAAATTGACGAGAACCAAATATCGGGATCAATACCTATATCGTTTGCAAATTTAAACAAGACAAGGCATTT TCACATGAACAACAATTCAATAAGCGGGCAAATTCCACCGGAGCTTTCCAGATTACCAAGGCTTATTCACTT TCTTCTTGACAACAACAACTTATCTGGGTATCTTCCACCGCAGTTCTCGGAGTTGCCAAGCTTATTAATACT TCAACTTGACAACAACAACTTTGAAGGGACTACAATTCCAGATTCGTATAGCGACATGTCTAAACTGTTGAAGTT GAGTTTGAGGAACTGCAGCTTACAAGGGCCTATTCCTGATTTGAGTAGGATTCCAAACCTTGCTTATAT AGACCTAAGCTCAAATCGGCTAAACGGATCCTTGCCTCAGGGTACACTTTCTGATAACATCACGACGAT CAATTTATCTAACAACACTCTGACCGGAACAATTCCTGGCAACTTTTCGGATCTTCCTAATCTTCAGAGATT GTCTATAGCAAACAATTCATTGAATGGCTCCATTCCAGCAACGCTTTGGGAAAACAGGAAACTCAACGGGACAGAAAGACTAATCAT GGAGATGCAGAACAACAACCTCACAAACATTACCGGCAGTACTGTACTTCCGCAAAATGTCACTGTCTG GCTTCGGGGAAATCCGGTTTGCTCAAATGGCAACCTTGTTAACTTCTGCGGAACAGAAAGTGATGATGAAAATGACAGTCATATTTCGACCAACTCCACTGCCAACTGTCCGAATCAAGCATGTCCACCCGCTTTCGAATATATTCCTGTAGCTTGTTTTTGTGCTGCTCCTCTAATTGTTGACATTCGGTTGAAAAGTCCCGGATTCACAGATTTTCGCCCTTACGAAAGTACATTTGAGCAGTATCTTACTTCTGGTATCAAATTAGATCTCGATCAGCTGGTCATTACTTCGTTTGTATGGGAAAACGGACCTCGACTGAGATTATCTCTGAAGCTTTTTCCTGTATATGTTGATAATGCCAATAATTCCCATACTTTCAATAGAACTGAAGTTAAAAGAATCATGAATATGTTCTCATCATGGGCAATTCCTGACAGTGGCCTATTTGGACCCTATGAACTTCTCGACTTCATTCTACTGGATCCTTACAAGGATG TGGTTGCCTCCTCTTCAAAGTCCGGTCTAGGCAAGGGTGCTCTGGCTGGCATCATACTAGGGACTATTGCTGGTGCCGTTACGTTATCTGCAATTGTTTCTCTTCTTATATTGAGAAAGCATTTGAAGGATCGCCATGCAATTTCAAGAAGACGTCGTA CAACCAAGAGCTCCATAAAAATTGAAGGTGTCAAGGATTTTACTTTTAGAGAAATGGCAGCGGCTACAAACAACTTTAACAGCTCTGCTCAAGTTGGACAAGGAGGTTATGGAAATGTTTATAAAGGCATCCTGGCTGACGGAACCGTTGTGGCCATAAAACGTGCACAAGAGGGATCATTACAGGGCGAGAAGGAGTTTCTAACAGAAATAGAATTATTGTCACCCTTACATCATAGGAATCTCGTGTCCTTAGTCGGGTATTGTGATGAAGAAGGGGAACAG ATGTTGGTTTATGAGTTTATGTCCAATGGAACTCTAAGGGATCACCTTTCTG CAGCTAGGTCTAAAGAACCACTGGGTTTTGAGATGAGATTAAGAATTGCTCAGGGATCAGCCAAGGGCATCCTATACCTCCATACAGAAGCCAACCCTCCGATATTTCATCGAGATATCAAGGCCACCAATATATTATTGGACTCTAAGTTTATTGCAAAGGTTGCTGATTTTGGCCTTTCCCGTCTTGCCCCGGTTCCAGATTTTGAAGGGACTCTGCCTGCTCATGTATCTACAGTAGTGAAGGGGACACCG GGTTACCTTGATCCGGAGTACTTCTTAACTCATAAGCTAACAGATAAGAGCGATGTTTATAGCCTTGGTGTTGTGTTTTTGGAGCTCTTAACAGGCATGCAGCCAATCTCACATGGCAAAAACATTGTTCGAGAG GTAAACATTGCATTCCAATCCGGTATGATCTTCTCAGTTATTGATGGAAGAATGGGGTCTTATCCTTCCGAGTGTGTGGAAAAGTTCTTGAGTTTGGCTCTCAGGTGTTGCAAAGAGGAGACAGACGCGAGACCCTCAATGGCGGAGGTTGTTCGGGAACTCGAGAACATATGGTTTATGATGCCGGAGTCTGACAGCAGAACATCGGAATCAGTGACGAGCACTAGTGGTGGAAAGGTGGTGACTCTTCCACCCTCATCCAATGCAGCGAGGCATCCTTACGTCTCTATAGACGTCTCTGGCAGTGACCTTGTTAGCGGAGTCGTACCGACAATTACACCAAGATAG
- the LOC126615221 gene encoding probable LRR receptor-like serine/threonine-protein kinase At1g06840 isoform X2, which produces MHQSRVWTYAFVFATFLCWSSLRAGAQNPNITNPAEVTALRAIKSSLVDPNKNLSNWNRGDPCTANWTGVFCYNTTLDDGYLHVQQLRLLNMNLSGSLSPELGRLSYMKILDFMWNKISGSIPKEIGNITSLELLLLNGNQLSGSLPEKLGYLPNLDRLQIDENQISGSIPISFANLNKTRHFHMNNNSISGQIPPELSRLPRLIHFLLDNNNLSGYLPPQFSELPSLLILQLDNNNFEGTTIPDSYSDMSKLLKLSLRNCSLQGPIPDLSRIPNLAYIDLSSNRLNGSLPQGTLSDNITTINLSNNTLTGTIPGNFSDLPNLQRLSIANNSLNGSIPATLWENRKLNGTERLIMEMQNNNLTNITGSTVLPQNVTVWLRGNPVCSNGNLVNFCGTESDDENDSHISTNSTANCPNQACPPAFEYIPVACFCAAPLIVDIRLKSPGFTDFRPYESTFEQYLTSGIKLDLDQLVITSFVWENGPRLRLSLKLFPVYVDNANNSHTFNRTEVKRIMNMFSSWAIPDSGLFGPYELLDFILLDPYKDVVASSSKSGLGKGALAGIILGTIAGAVTLSAIVSLLILRKHLKDRHAISRRRRTTKSSIKIEGVKDFTFREMAAATNNFNSSAQVGQGGYGNVYKGILADGTVVAIKRAQEGSLQGEKEFLTEIELLSPLHHRNLVSLVGYCDEEGEQMLVYEFMSNGTLRDHLSARSKEPLGFEMRLRIAQGSAKGILYLHTEANPPIFHRDIKATNILLDSKFIAKVADFGLSRLAPVPDFEGTLPAHVSTVVKGTPGYLDPEYFLTHKLTDKSDVYSLGVVFLELLTGMQPISHGKNIVREVNIAFQSGMIFSVIDGRMGSYPSECVEKFLSLALRCCKEETDARPSMAEVVRELENIWFMMPESDSRTSESVTSTSGGKVVTLPPSSNAARHPYVSIDVSGSDLVSGVVPTITPR; this is translated from the exons ATGCATCAATCAAGAGTTTGGACATATGCATTTGTTTTCGCCACGTTCCTGTGCTGGTCTTCACTACGCGCTGGAGCACAAAATCCTAATATCACCAACCCTGCAGAAG TGACCGCGCTGCGAGCCATCAAAAGCAGTTTGGTTGATCCCAACAAGAATCTGAGCAACTGGAATAGAGGAGACCCATGCACAGCAAATTGGACAGGAGTGTTTTGCTACAACACAACATTAGATGATGGCTATCTTCATGTTCAACAACT GCGACTACTAAATATGAACCTGTCAGGAAGTTTATCGCCAGAGCTCGGCCGCTTATCTTATATGAAGATACT GGATTTTATGTGGAACAAAATAAGTGGAAGTATACCAAAGGAGATAGGCAACATTACATCCTTGGAACTTTT GCTCCTCAATGGAAACCAGTTATCAGGTTCCTTGCCCGAAAAGCTTGGTTATCTTCCAAACTTGGACAGATTACAAATTGACGAGAACCAAATATCGGGATCAATACCTATATCGTTTGCAAATTTAAACAAGACAAGGCATTT TCACATGAACAACAATTCAATAAGCGGGCAAATTCCACCGGAGCTTTCCAGATTACCAAGGCTTATTCACTT TCTTCTTGACAACAACAACTTATCTGGGTATCTTCCACCGCAGTTCTCGGAGTTGCCAAGCTTATTAATACT TCAACTTGACAACAACAACTTTGAAGGGACTACAATTCCAGATTCGTATAGCGACATGTCTAAACTGTTGAAGTT GAGTTTGAGGAACTGCAGCTTACAAGGGCCTATTCCTGATTTGAGTAGGATTCCAAACCTTGCTTATAT AGACCTAAGCTCAAATCGGCTAAACGGATCCTTGCCTCAGGGTACACTTTCTGATAACATCACGACGAT CAATTTATCTAACAACACTCTGACCGGAACAATTCCTGGCAACTTTTCGGATCTTCCTAATCTTCAGAGATT GTCTATAGCAAACAATTCATTGAATGGCTCCATTCCAGCAACGCTTTGGGAAAACAGGAAACTCAACGGGACAGAAAGACTAATCAT GGAGATGCAGAACAACAACCTCACAAACATTACCGGCAGTACTGTACTTCCGCAAAATGTCACTGTCTG GCTTCGGGGAAATCCGGTTTGCTCAAATGGCAACCTTGTTAACTTCTGCGGAACAGAAAGTGATGATGAAAATGACAGTCATATTTCGACCAACTCCACTGCCAACTGTCCGAATCAAGCATGTCCACCCGCTTTCGAATATATTCCTGTAGCTTGTTTTTGTGCTGCTCCTCTAATTGTTGACATTCGGTTGAAAAGTCCCGGATTCACAGATTTTCGCCCTTACGAAAGTACATTTGAGCAGTATCTTACTTCTGGTATCAAATTAGATCTCGATCAGCTGGTCATTACTTCGTTTGTATGGGAAAACGGACCTCGACTGAGATTATCTCTGAAGCTTTTTCCTGTATATGTTGATAATGCCAATAATTCCCATACTTTCAATAGAACTGAAGTTAAAAGAATCATGAATATGTTCTCATCATGGGCAATTCCTGACAGTGGCCTATTTGGACCCTATGAACTTCTCGACTTCATTCTACTGGATCCTTACAAGGATG TGGTTGCCTCCTCTTCAAAGTCCGGTCTAGGCAAGGGTGCTCTGGCTGGCATCATACTAGGGACTATTGCTGGTGCCGTTACGTTATCTGCAATTGTTTCTCTTCTTATATTGAGAAAGCATTTGAAGGATCGCCATGCAATTTCAAGAAGACGTCGTA CAACCAAGAGCTCCATAAAAATTGAAGGTGTCAAGGATTTTACTTTTAGAGAAATGGCAGCGGCTACAAACAACTTTAACAGCTCTGCTCAAGTTGGACAAGGAGGTTATGGAAATGTTTATAAAGGCATCCTGGCTGACGGAACCGTTGTGGCCATAAAACGTGCACAAGAGGGATCATTACAGGGCGAGAAGGAGTTTCTAACAGAAATAGAATTATTGTCACCCTTACATCATAGGAATCTCGTGTCCTTAGTCGGGTATTGTGATGAAGAAGGGGAACAG ATGTTGGTTTATGAGTTTATGTCCAATGGAACTCTAAGGGATCACCTTTCTG CTAGGTCTAAAGAACCACTGGGTTTTGAGATGAGATTAAGAATTGCTCAGGGATCAGCCAAGGGCATCCTATACCTCCATACAGAAGCCAACCCTCCGATATTTCATCGAGATATCAAGGCCACCAATATATTATTGGACTCTAAGTTTATTGCAAAGGTTGCTGATTTTGGCCTTTCCCGTCTTGCCCCGGTTCCAGATTTTGAAGGGACTCTGCCTGCTCATGTATCTACAGTAGTGAAGGGGACACCG GGTTACCTTGATCCGGAGTACTTCTTAACTCATAAGCTAACAGATAAGAGCGATGTTTATAGCCTTGGTGTTGTGTTTTTGGAGCTCTTAACAGGCATGCAGCCAATCTCACATGGCAAAAACATTGTTCGAGAG GTAAACATTGCATTCCAATCCGGTATGATCTTCTCAGTTATTGATGGAAGAATGGGGTCTTATCCTTCCGAGTGTGTGGAAAAGTTCTTGAGTTTGGCTCTCAGGTGTTGCAAAGAGGAGACAGACGCGAGACCCTCAATGGCGGAGGTTGTTCGGGAACTCGAGAACATATGGTTTATGATGCCGGAGTCTGACAGCAGAACATCGGAATCAGTGACGAGCACTAGTGGTGGAAAGGTGGTGACTCTTCCACCCTCATCCAATGCAGCGAGGCATCCTTACGTCTCTATAGACGTCTCTGGCAGTGACCTTGTTAGCGGAGTCGTACCGACAATTACACCAAGATAG